From Ancylobacter pratisalsi, one genomic window encodes:
- a CDS encoding O-antigen ligase family protein translates to MVLAWVPFRFGSNHLISWSINAVLLSLLLVAFEAGKLVLGAKRPVAIRHIAWAGAVLAGLIGWILFQLSPYAPSAWQNDFWSLTRDVLAQIPGAEVVQGRISVTPDAGLIGLMKLVTCAAAFYLALQLCRDQRRADFLMIGFVLIALGYAIFGIVQEVAFPDRVLWIQKTAYEHFVVSTFINRNNYATYAGMGVIVTLGVLFESYRRAGVGRRLPFGQRLATLIEVTPRTGLPIAVALVTIMISLIWTGSRGGVLTTLGGVTMLLLPLFLMAGSRKTMLVATLAVVAAVLLVMVGYGGDLAERFADSAGAGERRFDVVRRVWEAALDVPWTGFGYGSFDRMFAVYRNTDMLLRAHWDKAHNTYVELLFDLGFPAAIAFFGLVGGLIGSIVFRLSQRETRPIYCLVVLAVSFQVLMHAVVDFSLQIQGVTITFWILLGAGVAQSWSRQVDTSI, encoded by the coding sequence GGTTCGGCTCCAACCATCTGATCAGCTGGAGCATCAATGCCGTTCTGCTCAGTCTCCTGCTGGTGGCGTTCGAGGCGGGCAAGCTTGTCCTGGGTGCGAAAAGGCCGGTCGCGATCCGCCACATCGCCTGGGCGGGGGCGGTGCTGGCGGGTTTGATCGGCTGGATCCTGTTCCAGCTGTCGCCTTACGCGCCGTCCGCATGGCAGAACGACTTCTGGTCTTTGACGCGCGACGTGCTCGCACAGATACCGGGCGCCGAGGTGGTGCAGGGCCGCATTTCGGTAACGCCGGATGCGGGTTTGATCGGGCTCATGAAGCTGGTGACATGTGCGGCGGCGTTCTATCTGGCGCTTCAGCTTTGCCGCGATCAGCGCCGGGCCGATTTTTTGATGATCGGATTCGTCCTCATTGCCCTCGGTTACGCGATTTTTGGCATCGTCCAGGAGGTGGCCTTTCCGGACAGGGTGCTTTGGATCCAGAAGACGGCGTATGAGCACTTCGTCGTCTCCACCTTCATCAACCGGAACAATTACGCGACCTATGCCGGCATGGGTGTCATCGTGACACTTGGGGTGCTGTTCGAGAGCTATCGCCGCGCCGGCGTCGGGCGCAGGCTGCCTTTCGGGCAGCGGCTGGCGACCTTGATCGAGGTGACGCCGCGGACGGGTCTGCCGATCGCCGTCGCTCTTGTCACGATCATGATCTCGTTGATCTGGACGGGATCACGCGGGGGCGTGCTGACGACCCTTGGCGGCGTGACCATGCTGCTTTTGCCGCTGTTTCTGATGGCGGGGAGCCGGAAGACCATGCTGGTGGCGACGCTGGCCGTCGTCGCGGCGGTCCTGCTGGTCATGGTGGGCTATGGCGGGGATCTCGCCGAGCGGTTCGCCGACAGCGCGGGAGCAGGAGAGCGGCGCTTCGATGTGGTCCGTCGTGTGTGGGAAGCTGCCCTCGATGTGCCGTGGACCGGCTTCGGCTATGGCAGCTTCGATCGGATGTTCGCGGTCTACCGCAATACGGACATGCTGCTGCGGGCGCATTGGGACAAGGCCCATAATACCTATGTCGAGCTGCTGTTCGATCTCGGCTTTCCGGCGGCCATCGCTTTCTTCGGGCTGGTCGGGGGGCTGATCGGTTCCATCGTGTTCCGGCTCTCGCAGCGCGAGACGCGGCCGATCTACTGCCTTGTGGTGCTGGCGGTCAGCTTCCAGGTGCTGATGCATGCGGTCGTCGACTTCAGCCTCCAGATCCAGGGGGTAACGATCACATTCTGGATTTTGCTCGGCGCCGGGGTGGCGCAGAGCTGGAGCCGGCAGGTGGATACGTCGATCTAG